One genomic window of Glycine max cultivar Williams 82 unplaced genomic scaffold, Glycine_max_v4.0 scaffold_22, whole genome shotgun sequence includes the following:
- the LOC121174482 gene encoding uncharacterized protein translates to MKILEGNASALTNFEVLDFLRAKGASKDPTRVISKVAQSEYKVYDYLVDIAASVQTRESINEFLTSVK, encoded by the exons ATGAAAAT CTTAGAGGGCAATGCTAGTGCACTCACAAATTTTGAGGTCCTTGATTTCTTACGAGCTAAAGGAGCTTCAAAGGATCCAACAAGAGTTATTTCCAAAGTAGCGCAGTCTGAATACAag GTTTATGATTATTTGGTTGACATTGCTGCCTCTGTTCAAACAAGAGAGAGCATCAATGAGTTCTTGACAAGTGTTAAATAG